The DNA sequence GACCCTGGACCTCAAGCTGCCACCAAAGCCAAATTGCCTCTGGTAGGTTCTTCGTCAGTACACTTGAAAGTTCGGGATCTCAAACTGAGAGTGGAGGCCGCCCAAAAAGTGCCAATGGTTGGGTCTTCTTCTGTGAACCTGAAAGTTCAAGATCAAAAGGAGAAAGTCAAAGCTGCTCATAAAACATCCAGGGTTGCAGAAACTTCTCGAAGGCCAGTTGAATCTAACGTTGCCAAGTATCTCAAGGGGCAGTCTATGAACAAGAGCTGGAATGGATCTGTTGATACATCCTTTGGGGCTTCTACTGGCATAGAAGAAGTCTCTTCTGGTTTAGCAAGTAAGACTAAGTCAGTTTCACTTGCAATTCAAGCTAAAGTCAATGTCCAGAAAAGGGAAGGAATAAATTCAGGTACCAGTAGAAGTTTGACAAGACAGAAAGAACAAAGTGAGGTTAGCATAAACCAGCCCTTCAAGAGCCAGCCAATAATCCATAAGAATTTGCCTAAGAAATCTTCTATGCGTAATGCTTCTGGAGTTTTAAGGCAGAATAACCAGAAGCAAAATTGCctcatagaaaaagaaaaattgcattCGAAGTCCTCAGTTTCAAACTCCCAGGGTAGAAAAGTGCTTTCTGTGGATTCATCTTATGGGCGTCACAAAAACTTAAGTAAATCCACTGGGAACTCCAAACTTGGATCCAGGAAGCTAGGCTTAGAGGTGGCAGATGGTGATAAAGAAGCTTATTGTAGTGCAAAGAACTTCCCTAGGAAGAAACGAACAATAGATAGGGAAtttcattttgagaaaaatcGGATTGCCGATGATATTTTGAATGGCAACAGTCAGAAGCCAGTCCAATCTAAATCGGTTATCAATCGGGACTTGGGTTGGAGTCAAGACAGCAGAAAGAAAGGTGTTGATGTTGTTTCTTTTACATTCACAGCCCCGCTGACACGATCGATGCATGGTTCTGACACTGCTTGTCAGGTTCCACAGAAAAGTAATGGTAGTTACCTGGATCACCGAGGTAAAAGTGGGTCGCTTGACACAGATAGTTTGAGGTTATCTTCACTGGGATACAATGTGATAGGGGGTGATTCTTTGAGTATGCTTTTGGAGCAAAAGTTAAGAGAATTAACTCATGGAGTTGGGTCTTATCCCTGTGACTCGTTGAAAGTTGGGTCAGCTTCTAGTTCTGCATCAATTGTGCAAGATTCAGTATCCTCTCCTGGTACAGTTAGCTCCAAGCCAAGGTTACCAGATAAGAGACACCAACATGAAATGGATACAGATAAATTTGGTGGAGGATATGACCCTGACTTTTCCTTCACTGATCCTTCTGCCTTCAGATGGAAAAACAAGTTTCAGGTACATGATTCTCATTAATCATTTCATGGAAAAACTCTTTTTGGCGATTCTTTACCTATTCTGCATATAGCGGTTGTGGATCttaataatgctaaatacaaaTAATCTATTATGTTACATTTGAGATGCAATGATTTTTGCGTTACATATTTGAGCAATCaaatctcttattttatttatcagaaGAATTGTtcagaaaaaaggaaaaataaaaccaattttTAAGACAGACTATACCTTTTAGAAGGAATCTGTTTGGTTTGGCTGGACTGCAATTATCTAACTAGCCACATACGACCATCTGGTGAGTGCCTTGTCCTGTCTTTGTTGTGGCCACACTGACTGATTATCAGGGTTCTTGCCTGCTCAATTCCGTGCATATAcaattttgttttctaaaatttaagtGAAGGATGGGCATTTAAGTATTTACTCATCACTTTTAAGAAACTTGGACTCATAGCAAGTTAAATCATCATGTGTAGTTCATGTGTGGTACAATTTCAAGTTGTCTATGGGGTTTTATTGTTTGCAGTGAGACTCCCAACTTTTAGCAAGCTATTAAAGTTAAAACCGAGTTCTTGGTTCCAAAATTTAGATCTTAACCATGTGACCATTAGAGGTCATATCAATTTTCTGACtcagttatgttattttaatatttattaaaatattgctaCTCTTTTGAGCATTGTGGTTGTGGTTTTGTTACCAGTTGTCTCAGTAATGCCATAAAGAGCTCAACTCCCCTCCCTTCCCCCAATTTCTTCCCATGTCAAAACTTATCAGTTCCAATTAGTCCGATTTCATCCAATTTAATTAACATGGAAGCAATATCATCAGGTAGTCGATGAGATGGACGGATGCAACAGCAATCTTATTGAAGCTGGTCAATTTTCTGGTGGCCGACATCCTAGTCCGGTCTCTATTCTAGAGCCTTCCTTTTCAACTGAAAGTTGCGAC is a window from the Juglans regia cultivar Chandler chromosome 7, Walnut 2.0, whole genome shotgun sequence genome containing:
- the LOC108985306 gene encoding uncharacterized protein LOC108985306, which gives rise to MRKMGVEKEGSKSGGGYAGSFFHLFDWTAKSRKKLFTNKSDLPEHSRQGKKSDGNLPMTRLHLIGEDETGAGSSIKGSSDFSCASSVTDEGCGSRAPGVVARLMGLESLPTSNSSEPYSTPYFDTHSLQDAHYPTNYFDYHHDPQIMYSGNLLKKVEGPARNFVESKPPKKLSRPIEKFQTEILPPKSAKSIPSTHHKLLSPIKSPAFVPTKNAAHIMEAAARIIDPGPQAATKAKLPLVGSSSVHLKVRDLKLRVEAAQKVPMVGSSSVNLKVQDQKEKVKAAHKTSRVAETSRRPVESNVAKYLKGQSMNKSWNGSVDTSFGASTGIEEVSSGLASKTKSVSLAIQAKVNVQKREGINSGTSRSLTRQKEQSEVSINQPFKSQPIIHKNLPKKSSMRNASGVLRQNNQKQNCLIEKEKLHSKSSVSNSQGRKVLSVDSSYGRHKNLSKSTGNSKLGSRKLGLEVADGDKEAYCSAKNFPRKKRTIDREFHFEKNRIADDILNGNSQKPVQSKSVINRDLGWSQDSRKKGVDVVSFTFTAPLTRSMHGSDTACQVPQKSNGSYLDHRGKSGSLDTDSLRLSSLGYNVIGGDSLSMLLEQKLRELTHGVGSYPCDSLKVGSASSSASIVQDSVSSPGTVSSKPRLPDKRHQHEMDTDKFGGGYDPDFSFTDPSAFRWKNKFQVVDEMDGCNSNLIEAGQFSGGRHPSPVSILEPSFSTESCDSSVSTDSNSVEGSRMFSSVQAQVVLGLSSLKKFHSVEPDAELSDSASSISTGTVAEKYTAMSVLTGLARSRQWEIDYVKEILCNVDLMFKDFALGQASEIINPHLFDQLESRKIQWERESGVSRQSRKVLFDCVRECLDLRCGRYVGRGYGTWVKGVATVKRKELLAAEVCKEISSWRSMGDCMVDELVDKDMSSQCGRWLDFQFDAFALAVEVEGEILVSLVDEVVADILQL